The nucleotide window GAGATGATGAAGAGCATGACGATGAATGATAATCTAACATTCATGTTTTGAAACAAACAGGTTTATTCATTGGTATTTAGAATTTTAAGCAAACTTATGAttgttaaatttctttgttACATGTATGGGTGACatggttttcttcatttgtcatgaaatgtcatttcttgatttttctgaCCTTTtctaacttttccttctttttttttacttttttaaaattaacaaattaCAAGTTTTTTGTGTTCATTCCATGTCTATACTGGCTAGAAGACACACTGAACACTATGAGTACGGATACTACTAAAAgcacccaaaaagaaaaggaaggaaaacatGTATATTAACTATGTAACAAAAGATTTTCGACCTCAAATACTTGTGTGGATATACATACCTTgtctctcctcttcctcttacAATATGATGTGAATCCTTCTGTAATAAACTGGGAAAAGTGATCCCTTTCCCTCTCCTGAAGGAAAAGGAACAGTTGATTATTTAGGCAGCACTATCAAGAAGAGAAAACAGCAAATAACAAAAAGTGGCCCATCTCATGCTCAAAAGTGTATAAATGTTTCTGAAAATACATCAGTTCATTTTGAACTAAGTACTAGGCTACTAGCTATGTTGCTGATGAGAAATTATCACATAATCACAGTGATGGAAGTCACATATGTGGGGAGATATCAATACATTCTTTCACTTTGCTAGGCAACTTTCATGCCCAGAAGTTCTAATCATTTGTTGTTTTAATCCTTCTGACCTTTTTATTCTAAAGATTTCTGCACTTACGCTTtaaatgattttatatatagATTTAAAAACACCAAGTCACATTGATACGAAGCTTTCCCATGTTTAAGCTCTGGTAGGGAGAAGGGGATGTTATTTTCAGGTATATTTGGTAAaatgtgattttcaaaatttacaaaccTGAAGTTGCTTAAAAGTTCCATTCGGTTCTAAAGCAGTTCCTGAAATGTGGCAAGACGGAGCATCGAGGGTCGTTCTTGTTCCAATTATTGAGtaatttccataaaaaaatcaattagaTATGACAATTATAAGTAGCTTTCTGCAAAAGACAGATCCATTAGATATATCAGTAGACTGCTTTATGATCCATTGTGGAGGACAAGGTTGTTAGCATGGTTAGCTTAATCTTATGTGAATAACAAGCTcgtttcttttagttttctgCTTTGCACCAGTAATTAACTTACTTCATCCTCGCAGCCATGGACACTATAAGGAACTTGCAACTTGCACTATAGGGAACTTCCTAGATGCCAGTTGTGAACTTGTGCTACTAGAACCCTCAAAAGTTCCCTTTTGTcttccaaacaaaaaccaggtttcaGAAAGTAAAAACCTGGTTGTtgtcttgtcatccaaacacataaACTAGGCTTTAAAGGCTGGATATGTGAAATGGGTAACCCACCCTTCTCCCTCCCCCACGACCCCTCCCCAACTTCAcctccaaaaaggaaaataaccaGGCATAGTTATTATATTTCTCCGTTATCTTTTTAACAACGCCAAAAAGATCTAAAATTGAAGAAGGTAATTGATAGTTATAGCTGCCTAATATTTAACCAAAATCCAGAAACTTCACCTGGAACATTTAAATGAACTTGGAAAACTCGATAGCCATGACACTTGTACTACGAGAACATAAAGGAATGGccaaaaaatgactaaaaatttaCCAAATACTGCCACTCTTCCAATTCGTTTAAAGCAAATGGTGAAATTGTCAAAAGAGGCCGTGCGTTAAGGCACGTCCAGAAAGAAAGTTCAAAGAAATGATCGCGTGTTTACCATGTAATCGATGCACATCTGCCTAGCCAAATCGTATAATTCAGCATCTCCATAGACCTGGTCCGCCACAGCACGAAAGAGACAGTTTCCATCCTCTGTCATCCTCCTAACTTCTAGCCCCTTTACTCTTCTAATCTCCAATTCAAACTGACGCTCTCTTTCCTGAAATTtcgttcatgaaaaattttacaaacttaAATTTCAACTGTCCTCATTACAGATAATTGCAGAATTTGttaaccccaaaaaaaaaaaaaagatattaaGAAGTTCCATGCTGCGatcaaaaacaagttttctcaCTAGTTGTTTAATATTTCCATGTACATAAGAGTTCACATGTTTAAAGTCCAAAAACGGGAATAACCAAGACCGTCATATATGAATTTACCACATCATCATAAGAGGATCCAAAACAGGGGCCTTGCTCATCTGCACTGTTGTAACCCTCGCCATCAACATGACCCCTTGGAGAAGTCGGACGGGAACCTGAAGGTGAGGTTCTTGTTGGCACGATCGGCCAACCGGAGGACCTCCTGGAAGAACCAATCCTAACAAAACCACCTGAACCTGTCCTCCTTGCACCAAAGCTCGCAGAAGGCTTGGGTGGCGGAACAGGCGGGGGAGGAGGATACGAGCTCCCCTGAACCAGTTGCGATGAACCAGTGCTTCCAGGAAAAGAAACTTCATTCAAATCACACCTTTCAGTAGCAACCTGTACCCCAGACAAATCCTTCGTCACCAATCCCAAATTGAACTCCGAATTGGCACTCGCACACTCATCCGATTTCTCAAAACCCACGGCCAAAACTTCATCCCCTTCATTCTCGGCTCTATTTATGTGGCTACCATCTTGGACGAAATCATTGATCCTTTGAGATTTTTCATCTCCGCTGCCACCACCATCACAGACTTCATCCGAGGGCGTCCTCACTTCACAAACATCCTTCTCCGGCTCATCTTCTCTGACGGGAAACGAAGTAGGCGAGAGCCCGGCAGGTAGCGAGTGCGTAGGAGTAGAAGCAGAAGAGGAGCTACTAGGCAGCGAGGGCCGGTTCGAAGAAGAACCCCGTTGAACCAGTATACGAGTCATCCTAACCTAAACTCCAATCTCACGCATGTATTAAGTACTCGAGAGCCCGTTTGTCGCGGGTTCGGACTTTCCGAGAGGTGATGCCGATCCCTCGGAAGAAAGATTTCTCGCAGCCCGGGGAATCCTGATCACCGCTTACCCATTTCTGCATTACCCTACCAATTCTCATGAGACCCACGATGGAAGCAAACCCGAATTTCTGAAAGATCGAAACCCTAACTTTTTCTTATAGAATTTCACCTGGCAAGTTCCCTGCTCAATCCTATGCCACATATATCCATGGAAATCAGACCTAaattccgtttttttttttcccggaCGATTCCGACTTCGACCCAAATGCGAAAGAAACACCACCAATTCCCCTCCAGAACAGTTACCTGATCAAGAATGGAAGCGAACTCCCTGTGTGGAGCACTTCTAGGGtttgaaagagagagggagagcgagaatgagagaaagaaagtaggGGGGAGGGGGCTCGTGCTTTTCTAGCGTGGCGAACGCTACTGGTTCCACGGGAATCAACTAAAATGCCACTACCTTTATTGGAACAGAATTGCCCATCCAACCGGCTATCCATCATAAATGTGTTGGACTCGGTGGAGTGTGAACTGATACCCACTAAACACCGGTCCAAAGCTCAGGCTCGAGTTGGTCTCAAGTTCTTGTCGCAGCTCAAAGTTCCACTTGTTTAGTTATTGGACCAGACTCGATCAAAGTTCCACTTGTTTAGTTATTGGACCAGACTCGATCGTCAGCTTCATACTCATCTGGCATTGGTTTAATGTCTACTTTTATTTGAAAgcaaagttttatttttttaatattttaaaagcaCTCGACGATGTATCAATAGTTTTATGAGCCATCGGCAACACACAAATAATTTCTAAGGGAGTCACTGACGACACACCAAGAGTTTTTAAGAAAGTCATCGTTAAAAGTTTGTATGTCGACATcacgtctatatatatatatatatatatatgttaaatcaACCCCAAGCCTAGCCTATCATAGGCTGCATAACCAACTACCCATTTAGTACCCGGCTCATTGACCAACCTTAAGCGAAAGCATGCACTAGGATGTATCAATCTAAATCAATCTATTTAGCAAGTTCTCATAAACAAAACTCATATCCCTTAAGCGGTTATTTTTTGATTCATTGAGCAATTTTGTAAGCTaagtctttcttcttcatattgaggGAGTGGCTGATTGATGTTTAGGGCAAAAAAGGTTTTCCCGTTACAGCTCAAGACCTTGGAGGCAGGGACAAACCTCTGGCTCGCCCAAAACACATGAGGATTCAAAAGTGACAAATTAAAAGATGCTTCTTTTTCTAACCAAAGGACCACTAACACCCTAGTCTCCATTCAATTTGAACACCTTCCCTCAAAAAATGATTAGGTTGATTGGTAAATTGGAAACAAATGGTAGGTTGATTGGATTTAGTCTTATAAACTTCATGATTCCTTAAggttggtaggtggtggcatgtCGATGATTTCTTACCATTGGCATAATTCACTTCTATACCACTTCTATGTCA belongs to Nymphaea colorata isolate Beijing-Zhang1983 chromosome 13, ASM883128v2, whole genome shotgun sequence and includes:
- the LOC116266872 gene encoding OVARIAN TUMOR DOMAIN-containing deubiquitinating enzyme 6, translating into MTRILVQRGSSSNRPSLPSSSSSASTPTHSLPAGLSPTSFPVREDEPEKDVCEVRTPSDEVCDGGGSGDEKSQRINDFVQDGSHINRAENEGDEVLAVGFEKSDECASANSEFNLGLVTKDLSGVQVATERCDLNEVSFPGSTGSSQLVQGSSYPPPPPVPPPKPSASFGARRTGSGGFVRIGSSRRSSGWPIVPTRTSPSGSRPTSPRGHVDGEGYNSADEQGPCFGSSYDDVERERQFELEIRRVKGLEVRRMTEDGNCLFRAVADQVYGDAELYDLARQMCIDYMERERDHFSQFITEGFTSYCKRKRRDKVYGNNVEIQALSEMYNRPIHIYCYSTEPINIFHGSYTTDTPPIRLSYHHGNHYNSLVDPRRLTIGAGLGFSNLQGTNIDKDQIKAAIRAQQDQQIDNALLAEGRFYSDLELTEKEIERMVMEASRAEYLANNKFKQPHASRGSSTSSGAEPSSSGAGPLVEESKLDGGIESRIVHDTVLSSSIQMLLSMGFSYLQAVEAYSIFGDDVDSMVCYLLEMGGSGPAVGSKSRRKGKATE